A stretch of the Mycobacteroides immunogenum genome encodes the following:
- a CDS encoding ISL3 family transposase, translating into MRATTLLNRVLDLPKTTVRDVECGDKVTVWVRPQQRVMSCPHCDFRTRHRYDTRMVDSAWRHLDLSGRVCVLKLRRRRLRCPEHGVLAESVPFARPGSGFTRDFEDLAVWLAAKCDKKTVSTFCRVTWRTVGAMCSRVVAEKLDPDRLAGLVDIGVDEISWRKHHKYLTLVSDHDTGTIVWGAPGKKAATLDAFFTAALPADGAKKIEAVSMDLGPAFAKSVRAHAPQAVICFDPFHVVKLATDALDDVRRQVWQSARKLSDKQIAKTYKGARWALLKNPESLTDTQKATLAQLKREGGALVRAYELKESLRAVFAGDLDADTVTDMLGKWCSWAQRCRIPQFVKVGRTINKHLDGIQAAVERGLANGRHEGLNNKVRLIIRRAYGFHNAENALAMIMLVCGPVTLELPYHT; encoded by the coding sequence GTGCGCGCGACCACTTTACTCAACCGTGTCCTCGACCTGCCGAAGACCACGGTCCGCGACGTCGAGTGCGGCGACAAGGTGACGGTGTGGGTGCGCCCGCAACAGCGGGTGATGTCCTGTCCGCATTGCGATTTCCGTACCCGGCACCGCTACGACACACGGATGGTGGATTCGGCGTGGCGGCACCTGGACCTCAGTGGGCGGGTATGTGTGCTCAAACTGCGGCGACGTCGGTTGCGCTGCCCCGAGCACGGTGTCCTGGCCGAGTCAGTGCCGTTCGCGCGGCCGGGATCGGGGTTCACCCGCGACTTCGAGGACCTTGCGGTCTGGCTGGCCGCCAAGTGTGACAAGAAGACGGTGTCGACGTTCTGCCGCGTCACGTGGCGCACCGTCGGGGCGATGTGTTCGCGCGTCGTGGCCGAGAAACTGGACCCCGACCGGCTGGCCGGGCTGGTCGACATCGGCGTCGATGAGATCTCCTGGCGCAAGCACCACAAGTATTTGACTTTGGTGTCCGACCACGACACCGGCACAATCGTGTGGGGTGCGCCGGGCAAGAAGGCAGCCACTCTCGACGCGTTCTTCACCGCGGCCCTACCCGCCGATGGCGCGAAGAAGATCGAGGCCGTGTCGATGGACCTCGGGCCGGCATTCGCGAAATCCGTTCGCGCACATGCCCCGCAGGCGGTGATCTGCTTCGATCCGTTCCATGTCGTCAAACTAGCCACCGACGCCCTCGACGACGTTCGCCGTCAGGTATGGCAGTCCGCGCGCAAACTGTCGGACAAGCAGATCGCCAAAACCTACAAGGGAGCCCGCTGGGCGCTGCTGAAGAACCCCGAATCCCTCACCGACACACAGAAAGCCACCCTCGCCCAGCTCAAACGCGAGGGCGGCGCACTGGTCCGCGCCTACGAACTGAAGGAATCGCTGCGGGCGGTGTTCGCCGGGGATCTTGACGCCGACACCGTCACCGACATGCTCGGGAAATGGTGCTCATGGGCGCAGCGGTGCCGGATCCCGCAGTTCGTCAAGGTCGGCCGAACCATCAACAAACACCTCGATGGCATCCAAGCCGCGGTGGAGCGCGGACTGGCCAACGGCCGCCACGAAGGGCTCAACAACAAGGTCCGGTTGATCATCCGCAGGGCCTACGGCTTCCACAACGCCGAGAACGCGCTCGCCATGATCATGCTCGTCTGCGGACCGGTGACCCTCGAACTCCCATACCACACATGA
- a CDS encoding aldehyde dehydrogenase family protein, which translates to MTEIDTIERFDTGVTRVPHYAMFLGGKWIDTADRYEIRSPASEEVIATAARGSVADADAAVAAAVAAHRDGAWRTTLPARRAEILRSVADRFAERSYDLAAIHAQEIGATIRAAEPFHFGAALGYMNYFADATASYKFQRGGPMISPVLATGIIRREPIGVCAAIVPWNIPLPLAVWKIFPALGAGNTVVVKPDETAPLMLLELARELEAAGLPAGVFNVVTGDGETVGARLADHPDVRKIGFTGSTAVGKEVMRRAAGNVKNVTLELGGKGANIVCTDADIDTAVDGSLFAFLTHSGQGCESGTRLLLPESLHDDFVERMVRRVATLKFGDPMDYDTDLGPVHSAEHRDRILAYIQQGLDEGATLACGGGSPNGPLFDKGFWVEPTIFTDVTNDMTIAREEIFGPVLSVIKYRALLP; encoded by the coding sequence GTGACGGAGATCGACACCATCGAACGATTCGATACGGGCGTCACGAGGGTTCCGCACTATGCAATGTTCTTGGGCGGCAAGTGGATCGACACTGCTGATCGGTACGAGATCCGCAGTCCGGCATCCGAAGAGGTGATCGCCACGGCCGCGCGCGGATCGGTGGCCGATGCTGATGCCGCGGTGGCCGCGGCGGTGGCGGCCCATCGTGACGGTGCGTGGCGGACGACGTTGCCGGCACGTCGCGCCGAGATCCTGCGTTCAGTGGCCGACCGCTTCGCCGAGCGGAGCTACGATCTCGCCGCGATCCACGCCCAGGAGATCGGTGCCACCATCAGGGCGGCCGAGCCCTTCCATTTCGGTGCGGCATTGGGCTACATGAACTACTTCGCCGACGCGACGGCGAGCTACAAATTCCAGCGCGGTGGGCCGATGATCAGCCCGGTCCTGGCGACCGGGATCATCAGGCGCGAGCCCATCGGCGTGTGTGCAGCGATCGTGCCGTGGAATATTCCGCTGCCGCTGGCAGTTTGGAAGATCTTCCCGGCCCTGGGGGCCGGCAATACCGTAGTGGTCAAGCCCGATGAGACCGCGCCCCTCATGCTCCTGGAACTGGCGCGCGAGTTGGAGGCGGCCGGATTGCCCGCGGGTGTCTTCAACGTAGTCACCGGCGACGGTGAGACTGTGGGTGCCCGGCTCGCCGATCACCCCGATGTGCGCAAGATCGGGTTCACCGGGTCCACGGCGGTGGGCAAGGAGGTGATGCGCCGCGCCGCGGGAAACGTCAAGAACGTGACCCTGGAGCTGGGCGGTAAGGGAGCCAATATCGTCTGTACCGACGCCGATATCGACACCGCGGTCGACGGTTCGCTTTTCGCGTTTCTCACCCACTCCGGACAGGGGTGCGAGTCGGGGACGCGGCTGTTGCTTCCTGAATCGCTCCACGACGATTTCGTGGAGCGCATGGTGCGCAGGGTGGCCACGCTCAAGTTCGGCGATCCGATGGACTACGACACCGACCTCGGGCCGGTGCATTCCGCGGAGCATCGCGACCGGATCCTGGCGTACATCCAGCAGGGTCTGGATGAGGGTGCGACACTCGCGTGCGGCGGGGGAAGCCCGAATGGACCGTTGTTCGACAAGGGCTTCTGGGTGGAGCCGACGATCTTCACCGACGTTACCAACGACATGACGATCGCCCGCGAGGAGATCTTCGGGCCGGTCCTGTCGGTCATCAAATATCGGGCTCTATTGCCATGA
- a CDS encoding GMC family oxidoreductase N-terminal domain-containing protein, protein MDTTTDGAEVDWVVIGSGFGGSVAALRLAERGYQVAVLECGRRFRPEDLPKSSWNLRKYVWMPKLGLRGMLRITMFKDISIISGSGVGGGSLVYGQTLYRATPKFRASLSESAGIPVDLEPYYDVAERMLGVADQPRRSTRDAMLISAGQSLGIGPDGFHPTRVGVFFGEPGKLVPDPYFGGEGPDRRGCTHCGKCMIGCRDDAKNTLDKNYLHLAERRGVRVLPDSLVTEVRPAGAADGSEGYIVSVRNPGSWLRRRPRKIRARGVVFAAGAVGTNQLLADCRASGALPRLSPRVGRDVRTNAESVGAITLRDRNTNLTDGVAITGSLLSGDEIHFEAFTLGGVGDAYSLLLSPLSGDGTQLTRPLKLLGTILRHPLAAIRSHDFRGWSRRSMLLGTMWNRDGVISLRPKRKRFGRGVRLQTQQDTGIPNPTYIPAMYDMLESLAAKYDAIPSLWTTEALNIPFTAHILGGAVIGATPETGVIDADHCVYGYHNMLVTDGSAVPYNPGVNPSLTITALAERAMSSIPHKNNEIHVGGVGYS, encoded by the coding sequence ATGGACACGACCACCGACGGTGCCGAAGTCGACTGGGTGGTCATCGGGTCGGGATTCGGCGGCAGCGTCGCCGCGCTCCGGCTGGCCGAACGCGGCTACCAGGTGGCAGTGCTCGAATGCGGCCGCCGTTTCCGCCCCGAGGACCTGCCCAAATCCAGCTGGAATCTGCGTAAATACGTATGGATGCCCAAGCTCGGGCTGCGGGGCATGCTGCGGATCACGATGTTCAAGGACATCTCCATCATCAGCGGCTCCGGGGTCGGTGGTGGCAGCCTTGTCTACGGCCAGACCCTGTATCGCGCCACCCCGAAGTTTCGTGCCAGTCTCAGCGAATCAGCAGGCATACCAGTGGATCTCGAACCATATTACGATGTGGCAGAGCGCATGCTGGGCGTCGCCGACCAGCCGCGTCGATCCACCCGCGACGCGATGCTGATATCGGCCGGCCAGTCCCTCGGCATCGGGCCCGACGGCTTCCACCCCACCCGGGTGGGTGTCTTTTTCGGTGAGCCCGGAAAGCTGGTCCCCGATCCGTACTTCGGCGGCGAAGGACCGGATCGACGTGGCTGCACTCATTGCGGCAAGTGCATGATCGGCTGCCGCGACGACGCCAAGAACACCCTGGACAAGAACTACCTGCACCTCGCCGAGCGCAGAGGAGTGCGGGTTCTCCCCGACAGCCTCGTCACCGAGGTTCGTCCGGCGGGCGCCGCCGATGGAAGCGAGGGCTACATCGTCTCGGTCCGCAACCCCGGCTCGTGGCTGCGCCGTCGCCCGCGGAAAATTCGCGCGCGCGGAGTAGTTTTCGCCGCAGGGGCGGTGGGCACCAACCAACTATTGGCCGATTGCCGTGCATCGGGCGCGCTCCCCCGCCTGAGCCCGCGTGTGGGACGCGATGTGCGCACCAACGCCGAGTCGGTCGGCGCAATCACCTTGCGCGACAGGAATACCAACCTCACCGATGGCGTCGCCATCACCGGCAGCCTGCTCTCGGGTGACGAGATCCATTTCGAGGCCTTCACCCTGGGCGGCGTCGGCGATGCGTACAGCCTGCTACTCTCGCCACTCAGCGGTGACGGCACTCAGCTCACCCGGCCGCTCAAGCTACTCGGAACGATACTGCGGCATCCGCTCGCCGCGATCCGCTCCCATGATTTCCGCGGATGGTCGCGGCGTTCGATGCTGCTGGGCACGATGTGGAACCGCGACGGAGTCATATCGCTCCGGCCGAAACGCAAGCGGTTCGGCCGGGGAGTGCGGCTGCAGACCCAGCAGGACACCGGAATCCCCAATCCCACCTACATTCCTGCCATGTACGACATGCTGGAATCGTTGGCAGCCAAGTACGACGCCATCCCCTCGCTGTGGACCACCGAGGCGCTCAACATCCCGTTCACGGCGCACATCCTGGGAGGTGCGGTGATCGGTGCCACGCCCGAAACCGGCGTCATCGATGCCGACCACTGCGTGTACGGGTATCACAACATGCTGGTCACCGATGGTTCGGCGGTGCCCTACAACCCCGGAGTGAACCCGAGCCTCACCATCACCGCGTTGGCCGAGCGTGCGATGTCGTCAATCCCTCACAAGAACAACGAGATTCACGTGGGCGGCGTCGGCTATTCCTGA
- a CDS encoding TetR/AcrR family transcriptional regulator, with protein MAGRRDEILETFIRHVAERGYDQTNLGDIAGELGMSKGTIVHHFGTKAQLLRELEETYMTNHLEAVRVMWEQLPSPAERIAAMIYASTMVQVSSRAATVASQREVVKLSDDPAMQEVRKIRGELQANVAEEIRKGVKSKTFRRIDANLATLQLLGSLQWMWVWFNPDGAQSTEEVGASFVDIFLGGLLVDRYGLPSLADPKGHVVDVVRKALASAAGGQE; from the coding sequence ATGGCGGGTAGGCGCGACGAGATTCTCGAGACGTTCATCCGTCATGTTGCCGAACGCGGTTATGACCAGACGAATCTCGGCGACATAGCCGGCGAGCTGGGTATGTCCAAGGGCACCATCGTGCATCACTTCGGCACCAAGGCTCAGCTGCTGCGTGAGCTCGAAGAGACCTACATGACCAACCATCTCGAAGCGGTTCGAGTGATGTGGGAGCAGTTGCCGTCCCCTGCGGAACGAATTGCCGCGATGATCTACGCCTCCACCATGGTGCAGGTCTCCTCGCGGGCCGCCACCGTCGCCAGCCAGCGCGAGGTGGTCAAGCTCTCGGACGATCCGGCCATGCAGGAGGTACGCAAGATCCGCGGGGAGCTCCAGGCGAACGTTGCCGAGGAGATTCGGAAGGGCGTGAAGAGCAAGACATTCCGGAGGATCGACGCAAATCTGGCCACCCTGCAACTGCTCGGTTCGTTGCAATGGATGTGGGTGTGGTTCAACCCTGACGGTGCGCAGTCCACCGAGGAGGTCGGGGCCTCCTTCGTCGACATATTTCTGGGTGGCCTACTGGTGGACCGCTACGGTTTGCCCTCGCTGGCCGATCCCAAGGGGCATGTCGTAGACGTCGTGCGCAAAGCGCTGGCGAGCGCGGCAGGCGGTCAGGAATAG
- a CDS encoding aldehyde dehydrogenase — MTSDYDSLYIGGKWRTPASEDRIEVCSAATEERIGSVPAATVVDVDAAVDAARNAFDDPTGWSTWLPRERADVLRTFASEVKSRAKDIVTAVSSQNGMPVGIGRFSEGAVPAKMLRYYADMVEQTPASDMRVSLVQGRTEVRRVPVGVVGAIVPWNFPQILTFFKLAPALAAGCAVVLKPSSETVLDAMLIAEAAEAAGLPAGVLNVVPGPGRTAGARLVEHPGIDKIAFTGSTAAGRSIAETCGRQLKPVTLELGGKSAAIILDDADLSTVMAGLFAVTLINQGQGCYLCTRILAPRSRYQEVVDAVTDMAKSLKIGDPLDPSTLIGPVASSAQRDTVESYIAKGLAKGGQVTTGGGRPAGFDRGWYVEPTVFAGLDNSAVVSREEIFGPVLTIIEYTDDDDAVRIANDSDYGLAGTVWTRDLDRGIAVAGRIQSGSVGVNGYTMDHGAPFGGLKDSGIGRELGPEGLAAYQQYKSLYLP; from the coding sequence ATGACATCCGACTACGACTCCCTGTACATCGGAGGCAAGTGGCGCACTCCGGCCTCGGAAGACCGGATTGAGGTGTGTTCTGCCGCTACTGAGGAACGCATCGGAAGCGTTCCCGCCGCCACGGTCGTCGACGTCGACGCGGCGGTGGACGCGGCGCGCAATGCATTCGACGACCCGACGGGGTGGAGCACCTGGCTGCCCCGGGAGCGCGCCGACGTGCTGCGTACCTTCGCCTCCGAGGTGAAGAGTCGTGCCAAGGACATCGTGACGGCCGTCAGCAGTCAGAACGGTATGCCGGTCGGGATTGGCCGGTTCAGCGAGGGGGCCGTACCCGCGAAGATGCTGCGGTACTACGCGGATATGGTCGAGCAGACCCCCGCCAGCGACATGCGGGTCTCACTTGTCCAGGGGCGCACCGAGGTTCGTCGTGTGCCGGTGGGTGTGGTCGGGGCCATCGTGCCGTGGAACTTTCCGCAGATCCTCACCTTCTTCAAGCTGGCACCCGCGCTGGCTGCGGGGTGCGCGGTGGTTCTCAAACCTTCCTCCGAGACTGTCCTCGATGCCATGCTGATCGCCGAGGCCGCCGAGGCCGCGGGGTTACCGGCCGGAGTGCTGAACGTCGTCCCCGGGCCGGGCCGCACTGCCGGGGCGCGGCTGGTCGAGCATCCGGGCATCGATAAGATCGCGTTCACCGGGTCCACGGCGGCGGGGCGGTCGATCGCTGAAACCTGTGGACGACAACTCAAACCAGTGACTCTCGAGCTCGGTGGCAAGTCGGCGGCGATCATTCTCGACGACGCCGACCTGTCCACTGTCATGGCGGGGTTGTTCGCCGTGACGCTCATCAACCAGGGGCAGGGGTGCTATCTGTGCACCCGCATCCTGGCTCCGCGGTCTCGGTACCAGGAGGTGGTGGATGCTGTCACCGATATGGCCAAGTCGCTGAAGATCGGTGACCCGCTGGATCCGTCGACCCTGATCGGTCCGGTGGCCAGCTCGGCCCAGCGGGACACGGTGGAGAGCTACATCGCCAAGGGGCTTGCCAAGGGTGGGCAGGTCACCACGGGCGGCGGCAGGCCGGCGGGCTTCGATCGTGGCTGGTATGTGGAGCCCACTGTCTTTGCGGGCCTTGATAACTCGGCGGTGGTATCGCGCGAGGAGATATTCGGCCCGGTGCTCACAATCATTGAGTACACGGACGACGACGATGCGGTGCGCATCGCCAACGACTCGGACTACGGTCTGGCGGGCACGGTGTGGACGCGAGACCTCGATCGTGGCATCGCGGTCGCCGGCCGGATCCAGAGCGGATCAGTTGGTGTCAACGGTTACACCATGGATCACGGCGCACCGTTCGGGGGCCTCAAGGACAGCGGTATCGGCAGGGAACTGGGTCCGGAGGGACTCGCGGCATACCAGCAGTACAAGTCCTTGTATTTGCCGTGA
- a CDS encoding NAD(P)-dependent alcohol dehydrogenase, with protein sequence MSITTIAAVLRSADGPLTLDEVTLDDPGPGEVAVRIAGVGVCHTDFLARTPVAAPPLVPGHEGAGVVEAVGAGVAGLTVGDAVVLSFDSCGHCHNCRGAHPAYCDTFWVRNLSGFRADRPVTARDGGGNPLGANWFGQSSFAEVAVVKAGNAIKVDSDLPVHLLGPLSCSILTGAGSVFNVLAVEPGSSVAIYGAGAVGLAAVMAAKVAGASTIVAVDKRPERLALAEKLGATHVLTAEEGGVARSIRTVARGGVQAVLDTTGNPRVVADAVDALAMRGVCGCVGTQLQPFSLNPGQMVGRTITGILEGDAVPNLLIPRLIRLWRDGNFPFDELVTFFPFDEINEAEAATRRGDVVKPILLPTGDTR encoded by the coding sequence GTGAGTATCACGACCATCGCGGCGGTGCTGAGGTCCGCCGACGGGCCGTTGACGCTCGACGAGGTCACCCTCGACGATCCCGGGCCCGGTGAGGTGGCGGTGCGGATCGCAGGCGTCGGCGTGTGCCACACCGACTTTCTCGCGCGGACTCCGGTTGCCGCCCCGCCCCTTGTCCCGGGGCACGAGGGGGCCGGAGTCGTGGAGGCCGTCGGAGCCGGAGTCGCCGGACTGACAGTCGGTGATGCCGTGGTGCTTTCCTTCGACTCCTGCGGGCACTGCCACAACTGTCGCGGTGCACATCCCGCCTACTGCGACACCTTCTGGGTTCGGAATCTGTCCGGCTTTCGGGCCGATCGTCCGGTCACCGCGCGAGACGGCGGTGGAAATCCATTGGGAGCCAATTGGTTCGGTCAGTCGTCGTTCGCCGAGGTGGCCGTGGTGAAGGCGGGCAACGCGATCAAGGTCGATAGTGATCTGCCCGTCCACCTTCTCGGCCCGCTGTCGTGCAGCATCCTCACCGGTGCAGGCTCGGTCTTCAACGTGCTCGCGGTCGAGCCAGGTTCGAGTGTCGCCATCTATGGCGCCGGCGCCGTGGGTCTGGCCGCCGTCATGGCCGCAAAGGTTGCGGGAGCATCGACCATTGTGGCCGTCGATAAACGACCCGAGAGGCTCGCACTTGCCGAGAAGCTGGGTGCCACACATGTACTCACCGCAGAGGAGGGCGGAGTCGCCCGCAGCATTCGGACCGTGGCGCGCGGGGGAGTGCAGGCGGTTCTCGATACCACCGGAAACCCGCGGGTAGTGGCCGATGCCGTCGACGCCCTCGCCATGCGAGGTGTCTGCGGTTGCGTCGGCACGCAGCTCCAACCGTTCTCGCTCAACCCGGGCCAGATGGTCGGCAGGACCATCACGGGCATTCTGGAGGGGGACGCGGTACCGAATCTGCTGATTCCCAGGCTCATTCGCCTCTGGCGGGACGGGAACTTTCCGTTCGACGAGCTGGTCACCTTCTTCCCGTTCGACGAGATCAACGAGGCCGAGGCCGCAACTCGGCGCGGCGATGTGGTCAAACCGATTCTGCTGCCGACAGGAGACACACGATGA
- a CDS encoding SCP2 sterol-binding domain-containing protein codes for MGYFADSQEVYRYIGQAFRLAQEDAQAGPKLRAANVKVRLDFTDPQATLNVRFAEPEIQVIEGGNDTEQPDILLRMSADNADKFWRGEYNAALGLAKGEVKARGPVSKVLRLLPLAKPVFPLYRTLVAEKDARKSAQ; via the coding sequence ATGGGCTATTTTGCCGATTCGCAAGAGGTTTACCGGTACATCGGCCAGGCATTCCGCCTGGCGCAGGAGGATGCGCAGGCAGGGCCGAAACTGCGTGCCGCCAACGTGAAGGTCAGGCTCGACTTCACCGATCCGCAGGCCACCTTGAACGTGCGGTTCGCGGAGCCGGAGATCCAGGTGATCGAGGGTGGGAATGACACCGAGCAGCCCGATATCCTGCTGCGGATGTCGGCCGATAACGCCGACAAATTCTGGCGGGGCGAATACAACGCGGCACTCGGACTTGCCAAGGGTGAGGTGAAGGCGCGCGGACCGGTCAGCAAGGTGCTGCGCCTGCTTCCGTTGGCCAAACCCGTCTTCCCGCTGTACCGGACGCTGGTGGCGGAGAAGGACGCCCGGAAGAGCGCGCAGTGA
- a CDS encoding TIGR03084 family metal-binding protein encodes MATASDLDAVLSDLQMETEDLKALITPMTSDQWALPTPAVGWNIAHQIAHLEAGDHGVLLSIRAPDVFAEYVAEALVDPIGVIERQTADAANRPREQLLAKWLAQRAELAEALRGYPVGQKIPWFGPPMSPTSMATARLMETWAHGRDVADALGVRRPAGSGLRHIANLGYRTRDFAFLINNLAPPAEAFRVEITAPDGDLWAWGPGDAAQRVTGAAEDFCLLVTQRAHRDDLDVTAEGDDALRWLGFAQAFAGPPGVGRRALRAN; translated from the coding sequence ATGGCAACGGCGAGTGACCTCGATGCGGTTCTTAGCGACCTGCAGATGGAGACGGAGGATCTGAAGGCGCTTATAACGCCGATGACCTCGGACCAATGGGCGCTTCCGACGCCGGCGGTCGGCTGGAACATCGCCCATCAAATCGCCCATCTCGAGGCTGGGGACCATGGCGTGTTGTTGTCCATTCGCGCACCGGATGTCTTCGCCGAGTACGTGGCCGAGGCATTGGTGGATCCGATCGGTGTCATCGAACGCCAGACCGCGGACGCGGCCAACAGGCCGAGGGAACAGCTGCTGGCGAAGTGGCTTGCCCAGCGCGCAGAACTTGCCGAGGCGCTTCGGGGGTATCCGGTGGGGCAGAAGATTCCGTGGTTCGGGCCACCCATGAGCCCTACCTCCATGGCGACAGCCCGGCTGATGGAGACCTGGGCGCATGGGCGCGATGTCGCCGATGCCCTGGGGGTGAGACGGCCTGCGGGTTCGGGGCTTCGGCATATCGCCAACCTCGGGTATCGCACCCGTGACTTCGCATTCTTGATCAACAACCTCGCGCCGCCCGCCGAGGCCTTCCGGGTGGAGATCACCGCCCCCGACGGAGATCTGTGGGCATGGGGACCCGGGGATGCTGCACAGCGGGTGACGGGGGCCGCCGAGGACTTCTGCCTGCTGGTCACCCAACGTGCGCATCGGGACGACCTGGACGTGACGGCGGAGGGCGACGACGCGTTGCGCTGGCTCGGCTTTGCGCAGGCGTTCGCGGGCCCTCCTGGTGTTGGGCGCCGAGCACTTCGGGCGAATTAA
- a CDS encoding acyl-CoA dehydrogenase family protein: MTAVLKPNFDSARRHFLFTEDHEALRRSIRGFLEREFVPHNQEWEENTFPDSVFTAMGKAGFLGINVPATYGGQGGDYYSALVLTEELSRACPVGVSTGIGVNTSLVMPVLNALGTDEQKQQFLPRACAGTVIFALGITEPEGGSDVASIRTRAVREESTGDYLITGSKMFISNGIRAHYILLLTKTDPDAGHHGFTLFLVDLSLPGVTKARALSKMGLRSSDTGLLSFDGVRVPATAVVGEVGKGFFHIMSELQAERLVMAAGAVAAAQAMFDKTLRYSSERKAFGKPIGKFQALRHKFAQMSTEIDAARQLTYATVLRFANGEYPVREISQAKLFASQVTWRVADECLQIHGGAGVMTEYEIERMWRDARINRIGGGTDEICLDLIGKSYGL; encoded by the coding sequence ATGACTGCCGTTCTCAAGCCCAATTTCGACAGCGCGAGAAGGCATTTCCTTTTCACCGAGGATCACGAAGCCCTACGTCGATCCATCCGCGGATTCCTCGAACGCGAATTTGTCCCCCACAACCAAGAGTGGGAGGAGAACACCTTCCCCGATAGCGTCTTCACCGCGATGGGCAAGGCGGGATTCCTCGGGATCAACGTGCCGGCAACATACGGCGGACAGGGCGGAGATTATTACAGCGCACTGGTGCTGACCGAGGAACTCTCGCGGGCGTGCCCCGTCGGCGTGAGTACCGGGATCGGCGTCAACACCTCACTGGTGATGCCGGTGCTCAACGCACTCGGCACCGACGAACAGAAGCAGCAGTTTCTGCCGCGCGCCTGTGCCGGCACCGTCATCTTCGCGCTGGGCATCACCGAACCCGAAGGCGGATCGGATGTCGCCTCCATCCGGACCCGCGCCGTACGTGAGGAATCCACCGGCGACTACCTCATCACCGGATCCAAGATGTTCATCTCCAACGGTATTCGCGCCCACTACATCCTGCTGTTGACCAAGACCGATCCCGACGCGGGACACCACGGATTCACCCTCTTCCTCGTCGATCTGTCACTGCCGGGAGTCACCAAGGCGCGTGCGCTCTCGAAGATGGGGTTGCGGTCCTCCGATACCGGCCTGCTCAGCTTCGATGGCGTGCGGGTGCCCGCCACCGCGGTGGTCGGCGAGGTAGGCAAAGGTTTCTTCCACATCATGTCTGAACTACAAGCGGAGCGCCTCGTGATGGCCGCGGGCGCAGTGGCCGCCGCCCAGGCAATGTTCGACAAGACATTGCGCTATTCCTCGGAGCGCAAGGCATTCGGAAAACCGATCGGGAAATTCCAGGCGCTGCGCCACAAGTTCGCCCAGATGTCCACCGAAATCGACGCGGCGCGCCAGCTCACGTATGCGACCGTGCTGCGATTCGCCAACGGCGAGTATCCGGTCCGCGAGATCTCGCAGGCAAAATTGTTCGCCAGCCAGGTCACGTGGAGAGTCGCCGACGAATGCCTGCAGATACACGGCGGCGCGGGAGTCATGACCGAATACGAAATCGAACGGATGTGGCGCGACGCCCGCATCAATCGCATCGGTGGCGGTACCGACGAGATCTGCCTGGATCTCATCGGAAAGAGCTACGGGCTCTAG
- a CDS encoding winged helix-turn-helix transcriptional regulator has protein sequence MTASSGTDHLCGMSLAIDAVGGKWKLHLMWVLADGPVRFGEIRRKLDGVSEKVLSENLRQMEASGIVHRELYPEIPPRVEYSLTELGKDLSAALEPLEKWGDRNRAELLDRNCLS, from the coding sequence ATGACCGCGAGTAGTGGCACAGATCATCTCTGCGGAATGTCGTTGGCCATCGACGCCGTGGGCGGCAAGTGGAAGCTGCACCTGATGTGGGTGTTGGCCGACGGGCCGGTGCGCTTCGGCGAGATCCGGCGCAAACTCGACGGCGTGAGCGAGAAGGTGCTCTCGGAGAACCTGCGGCAGATGGAGGCGAGCGGCATCGTGCACCGCGAGCTTTATCCGGAGATTCCGCCGCGCGTCGAGTACTCCCTGACGGAGCTCGGCAAGGATTTGAGCGCCGCCTTGGAGCCGCTAGAGAAGTGGGGCGACCGGAACCGCGCCGAACTGCTCGACCGAAACTGCCTCAGCTAG